The Xanthomonas sp. CFBP 8443 genome has a window encoding:
- a CDS encoding hydrolase, whose product MPLAALPLPGASLLSPGDHTLIMIDFQSQMAFATHSIDAGALRTNAALVANAAAGFGVPTILTTVAEKSFSGPMFDEVVAPFPGQALLDRTSMNTWEDAAVIQRVNEIGKPRIVLAGLWTSVCIVGPALSALDQGFEVYVIADACGDVSAEAHNRAIERIVQAGGRPMTALQYLLELQRDWARTASYATTTDVARKYGGAYGLGITYARTMFGAHEG is encoded by the coding sequence ATGCCGCTCGCCGCTCTGCCCCTTCCGGGCGCCTCGTTGCTCTCGCCGGGCGACCACACCCTGATCATGATCGACTTCCAGTCGCAGATGGCCTTCGCCACGCATTCGATCGATGCCGGCGCGCTGCGCACCAATGCCGCGCTGGTGGCCAATGCCGCGGCCGGCTTCGGCGTGCCGACGATCCTGACCACGGTCGCCGAGAAGAGCTTCTCCGGGCCGATGTTCGACGAAGTGGTGGCGCCGTTCCCGGGCCAGGCGCTGCTCGACCGCACCTCGATGAACACCTGGGAAGACGCGGCGGTGATCCAGCGGGTCAACGAGATCGGCAAACCGCGGATCGTGCTGGCCGGATTGTGGACCAGCGTGTGCATCGTCGGCCCGGCGCTGTCGGCGCTGGACCAGGGCTTCGAGGTGTACGTGATCGCCGATGCCTGCGGCGACGTGTCGGCCGAGGCGCACAACCGCGCGATCGAGCGCATCGTGCAGGCCGGTGGGCGGCCGATGACCGCACTGCAATACCTGCTGGAACTGCAGCGCGACTGGGCGCGCACCGCGTCCTATGCGACCACCACCGACGTGGCGCGCAAATACGGCGGCGCCTACGGCCTGGGGATCACC